The genomic DNA CTCGCTGACGATGATTGTGGATTGCCTTCTGCTCCTCGACAAGATTATTCCAAATTGCGCCCCTCAGTTGTTCGTAGTTTTCGTATTCCAGATCCTTTGCGAACTCATCATCAAGGGACGGTAGCTGTTTCTCTGTGATTGCTCGGAGCGTGACGTTAAACACGGCATGTTTACCAGCAAGTTCAGGATTGTCGTGATCATCATCGAAGTCCATTTCAACTTGTCGGGTCTCCTCCACGCGCATACCAATGACCTCAGCCTCAACTACTGGCAGCAGCATTCCCTTGCCAATGTCAATATCCGCATCCTGTTTGCTCCCATCGGTAATTGGCGCGCCATCGACAAGGCACTCCCAGTCAATCCGAACGGAGTCGCTTTCCTCGACAGCACGGTCTACTTCAAGCGGGAGGTAGGTCGCGAACTGTTCCTGTAACCGCTGAATATACTCATCCACTTCCTCACGGGGGACATTTGGCGGCGATTTATCGATGGTTAAATCTTCATACTCCGGGAGGACAAAATCAGGCTTGACATCAAGCGTTGCTTCAAAAACAAGTGGCTGCCCAGCCCTAAGTTCCATCCGGTGCATGGGCGGCGAGAGCTCAAGGTTGCCTAGGGGAATCAGCCGTTCAGAAATCAAAGCCTGTTCATAGGCGGGTGGGACGAGATTTTGGATGGCTTCGGCTTTGAGGTGCTCTGCAAATCGTGATTTAAGAATACTGAGGGGAACTTTTCCTTTGCGAAAGCCGGGGACTGATACCTTGGACCGTAAAGCCTGGCAATTGTGCTCAAGCTCTTGGCTCACTTCTTCAGCGGAAATTTCGATGCTTAAACGTACCTGACTGTTTCCCAGCTTTTCAACTTCAACCTTCAAGTAGACCTCCACATTATATCAAAAAAGGCGTTTGGTGGGCGAGGAGGGATTTGAACCCTCACGGGGGATAACCCCACTAGATCCTAAATCTAGCTTGTCTACCGGTTCCAACACCCGCCCACGTCAAAATAGTGCGCCGTGAAGGAATCGAACCTTCAACCGCCTGATTAAGAGTCAGATGCTCTGCCTGGTTGAGCTAACGGCGCAGAAGAAAAGCGCGCCCGGAGGGACTCGAACCCCCAACTTATAGATCCGAAGTCTATTGCTCTATCCAATTGAACTACGGACGCATGGTGTTAACTTCATTTCGGCGCGTGAGAATCGGACTACAATCACCCACCTCCGAAAAACGACGACATCTTTGTACTAAATCGGGGCGAGAGGATTCGAACCTCCGACCTTCTGCTCCCAAAGCAGACGCGCTAACCGGGCTGCGCTACGCCCCGAAAAAAGGGTGGATGATGGGATTTGAACCCACGACCACTTGATCCACAGTCAAGCGCTCTACCGACTGAGCTACATCCACCATAAAAGGGTTGGCACGCCCGGCAGGATTCGAACCTGCGACCACCTGATTAGAAGTCAGGTGCTCTATCCAACTGAGCTACGGGCGCATACAAAAGGCGAAAAAATAAGGTGGCAAAGGATTTACCTCCCCACCCTTCCGGATATTTTTGATCGGAGTACATTAACCGGGCCATGTTACACCCGTCTTTTTTCGGACTTGCTGCAAAAAGGTTTGGAAAATATACCACATTTTATGGGCAGTTGCAAGTCAAAATTCAGATTGATAGAGCGGGAAAACCCATTATCGCAGCACCCATCAAACGACTTGGGTATGGCAGAAAGTGTGATAGGACAAGGGAAATCTTTTATGCTCAAGACATTTGTCTGGCAGTTTAAGCAACGGTCTGGTAAAATAGTACGCCGTTGCAATAATTAATGACAACCTGAGTTGGTCTTTTGATTCGTTTGGAGGTGGACAACCAATGCCCCTTTTAGACGCAAAATTTCTCAAACAAATTACTCGCCTCCAAATCCGTTCCGAGGTTGTATCTCGGGGAAAGTTCAAAGGGGAACGGCGCAGCCTCAACCGGGGCGCGAGCGTTGAATTCGCAGATTATCGTACCTACGAACTTGGTGATGATTTGCGCCATATCGACTGGAATGTCTATGCCCGATTAGATCGACTCTTTCTTAAACTGTTCAATGCGGAAGAGGACCTTCCAATCTTCATCCTAATCGATAACAGCACCTCAATGGATTTCGGACAGCCTACGAAACTGGAGTGCGCCAAATGGGTTGCTGCGGCAGTGAGTTATATCGGTTTAATCAGTTTTGATCGCGTCTCTGTCTATACATTCTCAGATCAACTGATTCCTATTGTATCCTCCATGTACGGAAAAGCACAGTTTCCTAAACTGTCACAAGCCATTGAGGGAATTGACGGCGGTGGAGAAACACATCTGACAACGTGCTTGCAACGCTTCTTTACCGAAATAAAGGGACCCGGTGTTGGAATTATCATCTCTGATTTTTGGGATATGGACGGTTATGAGACAGCCGTTAAAGGACTCCTATCCCGAAGTTTCGACTTAACGCTTATTCATCTCCTCAGTGATGAAGAAATGCACCCACAACTTTCGGGCGAGTTGCAGTTAGCGGATGCAGAAACGGGACAGGCTAAAGAAATCACCGTCAATGAGGGGGCACTCGCGAGTTACACCGAGCGATTGAACGCTTTTTGTGAAACTTTGAAACGCTATTGCCTGAATCGCGGCGTGACTTATATTCGTATGAATCAGCAAACCCCCATTGAACAGTTCATTTTGCAAGATTTACGACGGAGTGGTTTTATCCATTAAGGGAAGGGAGGATAACGCATGACACACCCAATCGTAGCAATCGTTGGAAGACCCAACGTGGGGAAATCGTCCATCTTCAATCTGATTGCGAAAGAGCGAATTGCTGTCGTCCACGATCAGCCGGGTGTAACACGGGACCGGATTTACGCCGATGTCGAGTGGGGGGATGGTTATTTTACTATTGTGGATACCGGTGGTCTAGATCTCGATCCGGAGGATCCCCTTATTAACAGTGTACAGTGGCAGGTCGAAGTGGCTTTGGAGGAAGCGACGGTTATCCTGTTTGTCGTTGACGCACAGACAGGAATTATGCCGCAAGATCTGCTGATTGCGAACATGCTGAGAAAAACGGATAAAGAGATTTTTGTCGTCGTCAATAAAGCGGATAACGCTCGGTTGGAGACCGAGGGGACGGAATTTTACCAGCTTGCGCTCGGTGAACCCTTCTTTACCTCGTGCGCCCAGAATATGGGGATTAATATTCTGCTTGATGAAGTTGTGTTCGCCATGCCGGAAGCAGAGACTGAAAAGTCCGATGCAGTTACGGAACCGATTAAAATTGCTATCGTTGGTCGCCCAAACGCAGGCAAATCGTCTCTCATCAATGCAATTCTCGGCGAGGATCGGATGATTGTCG from Candidatus Poribacteria bacterium includes the following:
- a CDS encoding DUF58 domain-containing protein, producing MPLLDAKFLKQITRLQIRSEVVSRGKFKGERRSLNRGASVEFADYRTYELGDDLRHIDWNVYARLDRLFLKLFNAEEDLPIFILIDNSTSMDFGQPTKLECAKWVAAAVSYIGLISFDRVSVYTFSDQLIPIVSSMYGKAQFPKLSQAIEGIDGGGETHLTTCLQRFFTEIKGPGVGIIISDFWDMDGYETAVKGLLSRSFDLTLIHLLSDEEMHPQLSGELQLADAETGQAKEITVNEGALASYTERLNAFCETLKRYCLNRGVTYIRMNQQTPIEQFILQDLRRSGFIH
- the der gene encoding ribosome biogenesis GTPase Der yields the protein MTHPIVAIVGRPNVGKSSIFNLIAKERIAVVHDQPGVTRDRIYADVEWGDGYFTIVDTGGLDLDPEDPLINSVQWQVEVALEEATVILFVVDAQTGIMPQDLLIANMLRKTDKEIFVVVNKADNARLETEGTEFYQLALGEPFFTSCAQNMGINILLDEVVFAMPEAETEKSDAVTEPIKIAIVGRPNAGKSSLINAILGEDRMIVDDRPGTTRDAVNISFTHDAVPFELIDTAGMRRKSTINSQLEQWTVQRAIRSIRKSDISWLVVDATREIAHQDKTIGSYIARQGKPCILAVNKWDLIAKDNSTFNKFVDSIRRQMPQLFYVPLLFVSAVT
- the tig gene encoding trigger factor: MKVEVEKLGNSQVRLSIEISAEEVSQELEHNCQALRSKVSVPGFRKGKVPLSILKSRFAEHLKAEAIQNLVPPAYEQALISERLIPLGNLELSPPMHRMELRAGQPLVFEATLDVKPDFVLPEYEDLTIDKSPPNVPREEVDEYIQRLQEQFATYLPLEVDRAVEESDSVRIDWECLVDGAPITDGSKQDADIDIGKGMLLPVVEAEVIGMRVEETRQVEMDFDDDHDNPELAGKHAVFNVTLRAITEKQLPSLDDEFAKDLEYENYEQLRGAIWNNLVEEQKAIHNHRQREDILQQLIEKTAIDIPESIVDQHVHQTVQNILQRLRQEGQTPEQAGIDMEKLPTELREDAIKQTKQAWMFDVIAERENIRVTDDELDVEIRRIAEQQNRDPQKYASLLRESNRLEEFRDTLRNDKVYRLLIQRSSAKQSLII